The proteins below come from a single Rosa rugosa chromosome 2, drRosRugo1.1, whole genome shotgun sequence genomic window:
- the LOC133729765 gene encoding G-type lectin S-receptor-like serine/threonine-protein kinase SD1-29: MVSLLRCQRGVGTNSVSVLNSSMLFLFIFSLLPSQYWAEVYDLTPSQSLAQGQTLVSPGQIFELGFFSPNNSANKYVGMWHKSIFPRKIVWVANRENPLAVTDSLATLRIGSNGNLELVDGKQSSVWSTNVSVSTNGSAAVLLDNGTFVLKGDMGADLWQSLDYPGDSLLPSMLLGFDSSTRNWNLLTSWKGENDPSTGIFSVGLSAQTPTQIFICKNGATPHWRSGPWDKSKFVGIPGMSTQYLSGFTLDDNVKQGTRYFSYSLYDNTLAYMEISSDGILKLMLSQNGENWSLNFAAPTNTCDSYGACGPFGFCKASDPPVCKCLKGFIPKSVEEWSKRNWTGGCVRQTRLSCERHTNTSVSSMGEKDGFWKMENLKIPDFHDYRTSLSNDVIEDCKTQCLSNCSCLAYAYVVNIGCLVWSKDLIDIQEFTSGGEDLFIRLAQTDLGDAKRTKLIVSLTVIFVISSLGSIVFGFHRFSARKKGNIKVTTKHFESIDTTETSRDILLECIREHDRAEQFMYNYDSILIATNNFSSTNKLGEGGFGPVYKGKLQEGKEIAVKRLSRSSGQGVEEFKNEMLLISKLQHKNLVKIMGCCVTEDEKLLIYEFMENKSLDTLLFDLSRRAELDWARRFNIIQGVARGLLYLHHDSCLKVIHRDLKVSNILLDEKMNPKISDFGLARIVQGTQDLENTQKVVGTRGYMSPEYAMGGIFSEKSDVYSFGVLVLEIISGKKNTSFCLYDQLPSLLAYAWHLWSEGRGLELVDEVLADLYSSAEVMRCLQIGLLCVQDNAVDRPSMPEVVFMLSSNTDSPQPMKPIFTFHNAVSPQPQYVKSPCSGNEATITIIEGR; this comes from the exons ATGGTCTCACTATTGCGATGCCAAAGAGGTGTTGGAACCAATAGTGTTAGTGTTTTAAATTCCTCCATGTTGTTCCTATTCATCTTCAGCTTGCTTCCCTCACAATATTGGGCTGAAGTTTATGATCTGACTCCTTCACAATCATTAGCACAGGGACAAACTCTAGTCTCTCCTGGTCAAATTTTTGAATTGGGATTTTTTAGTCCTAATAATTCTGCTAATAAGTATGTGGGGATGTGGCACAAAAGTATATTTCCCCGTAAAATTGTGTGGGTGGCTAACAGAGAAAATCCCCTTGCAGTTACAGACAGCTTGGCTACTTTGAGGATTGGCAGCAATGGAAATCTGGAGCTTGTAGATGGGAAGCAGAGTTCTGTCTGGTCAACCAATGTTTCGGTGTCAACTAATGGTTCGGCTGCAGTTCTTTTAGACAATGGAACCTTTGTTCTCAAAGGTGATATGGGAGCTGATTTGTGGCAGAGTTTGGATTATCCTGGTGACTCACTTCTGCCAAGCATGTTGCTGGGATTTGATAGTAGTACTCGAAACTGGAATTTGTTGACATCATGGAAAGGTGAAAATGATCCATCAACTGGGATTTTCTCGGTTGGATTGTCAGCACAGACGCCAACACAAATATTCATTTGTAAAAATGGAGCAACTCCCCACTGGAGAAGTGGTCCATGGGATAAATCAAAGTTCGTTGGTATACCTGGAATGAGTACTCAATATCTAAGTGGATTTACTCTAGATGATAATGTCAAACAGGGAACAAGGTATTTCTCCTACAGTTTATATGACAATACTCTTGCATATATGGAAATATCTTCTGATGGAATCTTAAAGCTTATGCTTTCGCAAAATGGCGAGAACTGGAGCCTCAACTTTGCCGCACCGACGAATACATGTGACAGTTATGGAGCCTGTGGACCTTTTGGGTTTTGCAAAGCTTCTGACCCTCCAGTCTGCAAGTGTTTGAAAGGGTTTATACCCAAGTCAGTCGAGGAATGGAGCAAAAGAAACTGGACAGGAGGTTGTGTGAGGCAAACCAGATTATCTTGTGAGAGACACACAAATACTTCAGTCTCGTCAATGGGGGAAAAAGATGGGTTTTGGAAGATGGAGAACTTGAAAATACCCGATTTTCATGATTATCGGACTTCTTTATCTAACGACGTCATTGAGGACTGTAAGACACAGTGCCTGAGTAATTGTTCTTGTCTGGCTTATGCATATGTCGTTAATATAGGGTGTTTGGTTTGGTCCAAAGACCTCATTGATATACAGGAGTTTACCTCTGGCGGAGAAGATCTTTTTATTCGACTAGCACAAACAGATTTAG GTGATGCAAAGCGGACAAAACTAATTGTCAGCCTCACAGTTATTTTTGTCATTAGTAGTCTGGGTTCCATAGTGTTCGGTTTCCACAGGTTCTCAGCTAGAAAGAAGG GAAACATAAAAGTAACAACTAAGCACTTTGAGTCAATTGATACGACTGAGACTTCAAGAGACATTCTTCTAGAATGTATAAGAGAGCACGATCGGGCAGAGCAATTCATGTATAATTATGATAGCATCTTAATTGCAACAAACAATTTCAGCTCCACAAACAAACTCGGCGAAGGAGGATTTGGCCCTGTTTATAAG GGTAAGCTACAAGAAGGGAAGGAAATAGCAGTAAAAAGACTATCTCGTAGCTCAGGACAAGGAGTAGAAGAGTTCAAGAATGAGATGTTGTTGATCTCCAAACTTCAACATAAAAATCTTGTTAAGATCATGGGTTGCTGTGTCACAGAAGATGAAAAGTTACTGATTTATGAATTCATGGAAAACAAAAGCTTGGATACCCTTCTGTTTG ATCTGTCAAGAAGAGCAGAGCTCGATTGGGCCAGACGCTTCAATATTATTCAGGGTGTTGCTAGAGGACTTCTTTATCTTCATCATGATTCTTGTTTGAAGGTAATACATAGAGATTTGAAGGTCAGCAATATTCTCTTGGATGAAAAAATGAAtccaaaaatttcagattttggattGGCACGAATTGTTCAAGGGACACAGGATCTAGAAAATACTCAGAAGGTTGTGGGAACACG TGGCTACATGTCTCCAGAATATGCCATGGGAGGGATATTTTCGGAAAAATCTGATGTCTACAGTTTCGGGGTCTTGGTCTTGGAGATTATTAGTGGCAAGAAGAATACCAGTTTCTGTTTATATGACCAACTGCCAAGCCTCCTAGCTTAT GCATGGCACTTGTGGAGTGAAGGCAGGGGATTGGAGTTAGTAGATGAAGTATTGGCTGATTTATATTCGTCAGCAGAAGTAATGAGATGCCTGCAGATTGGGCTTCTTTGTGTACAAGACAATGCTGTGGATAGGCCAAGCATGCCGGAAGTAGTTTTCATGCTAAGTAGTAACACAGACAGTCCACAACCTATGAAGCCTATATTCACTTTCCACAACGCAGTCTCTCCTCAACCACAGTATGTGAAAAGTCCTTGTTCCGGAAATGAAGCAACCATAACGATAATCGAAGGGCGATAG
- the LOC133729770 gene encoding G-type lectin S-receptor-like serine/threonine-protein kinase At1g61390 isoform X2, with translation MPMGVRKKTVGGLNCLMFFLFICSLLPSQYSAQVYDITLSRPLAQGQILVSPGQIFELGFFSPNHSANKYVGLWHKSIFPRKIVWVANRESHIAVTDTLASLRIGSNGNLELIDGKQNSVWSTNISASSNSSSAVLLDTGNFVLKDDRGADLWESFDHPCDTLLPSQLLGFDSKSGKQNFLTAWKSENDPSTGKYLVGLTPETPSQVVIWTNKSTLCWRSGPWDKSKFIGVPVMDDRYQSGFSLDDNVIEGSKYFSYNFYDYPISYIDISSEGIATLMLFETGKNWYLDWEAPYDPCDNYGVCGPFGVCKASESHICKCLKGFVPKSDVEWSKGNWTRGCVRQAKLFCDTDITNSVSSRAKQNNDGFWKMVRLKVPDSHELVLTSLDGENTPDYCKTRCLNNCSCLAYAFVNKIGCLVWSKDLIDIQEFSSGGETVYIRLAQSELGDGKPIKLISSLTAICSVSILVAIVFGWHRLRANRKGHNKSTTQNFGSTTMFQSSRDALRQYIGKHDLSELLIYDFDTILIATKNFSDINKLGQGGFGPVYKGMLEEGKEIAVKRLSSSSGQGIDEFKNEMLLISNLQHKNLVRIMGCCLNEEEKLLIYEFMPNKSLDTFLFDPTRRAVLDWARRFNIIQGVARGLLYLHHDSYLKVIHRDLKVSNILLDENMNPKISDFGLARIVEGTQNRENTQRVVGTRLAV, from the exons ATGCCAATGGGTGTTAgaaaaaaaacagttggtggttTAAATTGCTTGATGTTTTTCCTGTTCATCTGCAGCTTGCTTCCCTCTCAGTATTCAGCTCAAGTTTATGATATAACTCTTTCACGACCATTAGCACAGGGACAAATTCTTGTCTCTCCTGGCCAAATTTTTGAATTAGGCTTCTTTAGTCCCAATCATTCTGCTAATAAGTATGTGGGGTTGTGGCACAAAAGTATATTTCCTCGTAAAATTGTATGGGTGGCTAACAGAGAAAGTCATATTGCTGTTACAGACACCTTGGCTAGTCTGAGAATTGGTAGCAATGGGAATCTGGAGCTCATAGATGGGAAGCAGAATTCTGTCTGGTCAACCAATATTTCGGCGTCATCTAATAGTTCATCTGCAGTTCTTTTAGACACTGGAAACTTTGTGCTCAAAGATGATAGGGGAGCTGATTTGTGGGAGAGTTTTGATCACCCTTGTGACACACTCCTACCAAGTCAGCTGCTAGGATTTGATAGTAAATCTGGAAAGCAAAACTTCTTGACTGCCTGGAAAAGTGAGAATGATCCATCAACTGGGAAATATTTGGTTGGACTTACACCTGAGACACCATCACAAGTGGTCATTTGGACTAATAAATCAACTCTGTGCTGGAGAAGTGGGCCATGGGATAAATCAAAGTTCATCGGCGTACCAGTTATGGATGATCGGTATCAAAGTGGTTTTAGTCTAGACGATAATGTGATAGAGGGATCAAAGTATTTCTCCTACAATTTTTATGACTATCCTATCTCCTATATTGACATTTCTTCAGAAGGAATAGCAACACTCATGCTTTTTGAAACGGGCAAGAACTGGTATCTTGACTGGGAAGCACCATATGATCCATGTGACAATTATGGAGTATGTGGGCCTTTTGGGGTTTGCAAAGCTTCTGAATCTCATATCTGCAAGTGTTTAAAAGGGTTTGTACCAAAGTCAGATGTGGAATGGAGCAAAGGAAACTGGACAAGAGGTTGTGTAAGGCAAGCCAAATTGTTCTGTGATACTGACATAACCAACTCAGTCTCATCAAGagcaaaacaaaacaatgatGGGTTTTGGAAGATGGTAAGGTTGAAAGTACCAGATTCTCATGAATTAGTTCTCACATCTTTGGATGGTGAAAACACACCTGATTACTGCAAGACACGGTGTCTAAATAATTGTTCTTGCCTCGCTTATGCATTTGTTAATAAAATAGGGTGCTTGGTCTGGTCCAAAGACCTTATTGATATACAGGAGTTTTCGTCTGGTGGAGAAACTGTTTATATTCGCCTAGCACAATCAGAACTAG gtgATGGAAAGCCAATAAAGTTAATTTCCAGTCTTACAGCTATTTGTTCTGTTAGTATCTTGGTTGCCATAGTGTTTGGTTGGCACAGGTTGCGAGCTAACCGAAAGG GAcacaacaaatcaacaacacAGAATTTTGGATCGACTACTATGTTTCAGTCTTCAAGAGATGCTCTTCGACAATATATAGGAAAGCATGATCTATCAGAGCTATTGATCTATGATTTTGATACCATATTAATAGCTACGAAAAATTTTAGCGACATAAACAAACTCGGGCAGGGTGGCTTTGGTCCAGTTTATAAG GGTATGCTAGAAGAAGGCAAGGAAATAGCAGTGAAAAGGCTATCAAGTAGCTCAGGACAAGGTATTGACGAGTTCAAGAATGAGATGTTGTTGATCTCAAACCTTCAACACAAAAATCTTGTTAGGATCATGGGTTGCTGCCTTAACGAGGAGGAGAAGTTACTGATATATGAGTTCATGCCAAACAAAAGCTTGGATACTTTTCTATTCG ATCCAACAAGAAGAGCAGTGCTTGATTGGGCTAGGCGCTTTAATATTATTCAGGGTGTTGCTAGAGGGCTTCTTTATCTCCACCATGATTCCTATTTGAAGGTAATACATAGAGATCTGAAAGTAAGCAACATTCTCTTGGATGAGAATATGAACccaaaaatttcagattttggattGGCACGCATAGTTGAAGGAACACAAAATCGAGAAAATACTCAGAGGGTGGTGGGAACACG ATTAGCAGTATGA
- the LOC133729770 gene encoding G-type lectin S-receptor-like serine/threonine-protein kinase SD1-29 isoform X1 has product MPMGVRKKTVGGLNCLMFFLFICSLLPSQYSAQVYDITLSRPLAQGQILVSPGQIFELGFFSPNHSANKYVGLWHKSIFPRKIVWVANRESHIAVTDTLASLRIGSNGNLELIDGKQNSVWSTNISASSNSSSAVLLDTGNFVLKDDRGADLWESFDHPCDTLLPSQLLGFDSKSGKQNFLTAWKSENDPSTGKYLVGLTPETPSQVVIWTNKSTLCWRSGPWDKSKFIGVPVMDDRYQSGFSLDDNVIEGSKYFSYNFYDYPISYIDISSEGIATLMLFETGKNWYLDWEAPYDPCDNYGVCGPFGVCKASESHICKCLKGFVPKSDVEWSKGNWTRGCVRQAKLFCDTDITNSVSSRAKQNNDGFWKMVRLKVPDSHELVLTSLDGENTPDYCKTRCLNNCSCLAYAFVNKIGCLVWSKDLIDIQEFSSGGETVYIRLAQSELGDGKPIKLISSLTAICSVSILVAIVFGWHRLRANRKGHNKSTTQNFGSTTMFQSSRDALRQYIGKHDLSELLIYDFDTILIATKNFSDINKLGQGGFGPVYKGMLEEGKEIAVKRLSSSSGQGIDEFKNEMLLISNLQHKNLVRIMGCCLNEEEKLLIYEFMPNKSLDTFLFDPTRRAVLDWARRFNIIQGVARGLLYLHHDSYLKVIHRDLKVSNILLDENMNPKISDFGLARIVEGTQNRENTQRVVGTRGYMSPEYAMGGIFSEKSDVYSFGVLVLEIISGKKNTSFCLYDQQLGFLAYAWNLWNEGRGLELVDEVLGDSYSSSEVMKCAYIGLLCVQDSAVDRPTMGDIVSMLSSDTDGPKPKEPVFTIQNSFSHPQPQYGNTYSTNEATITVIEGR; this is encoded by the exons ATGCCAATGGGTGTTAgaaaaaaaacagttggtggttTAAATTGCTTGATGTTTTTCCTGTTCATCTGCAGCTTGCTTCCCTCTCAGTATTCAGCTCAAGTTTATGATATAACTCTTTCACGACCATTAGCACAGGGACAAATTCTTGTCTCTCCTGGCCAAATTTTTGAATTAGGCTTCTTTAGTCCCAATCATTCTGCTAATAAGTATGTGGGGTTGTGGCACAAAAGTATATTTCCTCGTAAAATTGTATGGGTGGCTAACAGAGAAAGTCATATTGCTGTTACAGACACCTTGGCTAGTCTGAGAATTGGTAGCAATGGGAATCTGGAGCTCATAGATGGGAAGCAGAATTCTGTCTGGTCAACCAATATTTCGGCGTCATCTAATAGTTCATCTGCAGTTCTTTTAGACACTGGAAACTTTGTGCTCAAAGATGATAGGGGAGCTGATTTGTGGGAGAGTTTTGATCACCCTTGTGACACACTCCTACCAAGTCAGCTGCTAGGATTTGATAGTAAATCTGGAAAGCAAAACTTCTTGACTGCCTGGAAAAGTGAGAATGATCCATCAACTGGGAAATATTTGGTTGGACTTACACCTGAGACACCATCACAAGTGGTCATTTGGACTAATAAATCAACTCTGTGCTGGAGAAGTGGGCCATGGGATAAATCAAAGTTCATCGGCGTACCAGTTATGGATGATCGGTATCAAAGTGGTTTTAGTCTAGACGATAATGTGATAGAGGGATCAAAGTATTTCTCCTACAATTTTTATGACTATCCTATCTCCTATATTGACATTTCTTCAGAAGGAATAGCAACACTCATGCTTTTTGAAACGGGCAAGAACTGGTATCTTGACTGGGAAGCACCATATGATCCATGTGACAATTATGGAGTATGTGGGCCTTTTGGGGTTTGCAAAGCTTCTGAATCTCATATCTGCAAGTGTTTAAAAGGGTTTGTACCAAAGTCAGATGTGGAATGGAGCAAAGGAAACTGGACAAGAGGTTGTGTAAGGCAAGCCAAATTGTTCTGTGATACTGACATAACCAACTCAGTCTCATCAAGagcaaaacaaaacaatgatGGGTTTTGGAAGATGGTAAGGTTGAAAGTACCAGATTCTCATGAATTAGTTCTCACATCTTTGGATGGTGAAAACACACCTGATTACTGCAAGACACGGTGTCTAAATAATTGTTCTTGCCTCGCTTATGCATTTGTTAATAAAATAGGGTGCTTGGTCTGGTCCAAAGACCTTATTGATATACAGGAGTTTTCGTCTGGTGGAGAAACTGTTTATATTCGCCTAGCACAATCAGAACTAG gtgATGGAAAGCCAATAAAGTTAATTTCCAGTCTTACAGCTATTTGTTCTGTTAGTATCTTGGTTGCCATAGTGTTTGGTTGGCACAGGTTGCGAGCTAACCGAAAGG GAcacaacaaatcaacaacacAGAATTTTGGATCGACTACTATGTTTCAGTCTTCAAGAGATGCTCTTCGACAATATATAGGAAAGCATGATCTATCAGAGCTATTGATCTATGATTTTGATACCATATTAATAGCTACGAAAAATTTTAGCGACATAAACAAACTCGGGCAGGGTGGCTTTGGTCCAGTTTATAAG GGTATGCTAGAAGAAGGCAAGGAAATAGCAGTGAAAAGGCTATCAAGTAGCTCAGGACAAGGTATTGACGAGTTCAAGAATGAGATGTTGTTGATCTCAAACCTTCAACACAAAAATCTTGTTAGGATCATGGGTTGCTGCCTTAACGAGGAGGAGAAGTTACTGATATATGAGTTCATGCCAAACAAAAGCTTGGATACTTTTCTATTCG ATCCAACAAGAAGAGCAGTGCTTGATTGGGCTAGGCGCTTTAATATTATTCAGGGTGTTGCTAGAGGGCTTCTTTATCTCCACCATGATTCCTATTTGAAGGTAATACATAGAGATCTGAAAGTAAGCAACATTCTCTTGGATGAGAATATGAACccaaaaatttcagattttggattGGCACGCATAGTTGAAGGAACACAAAATCGAGAAAATACTCAGAGGGTGGTGGGAACACG TGGGTATATGTCTCCAGAATATGCCATGGGTGGGATATTTTCGGAAAAATCTGATGTCTACAGTTTCGGGGTCTTAGTCTTGGAGATTATTAGTGGCAAGAAGAATACCAGTTTCTGTTTATATGACCAACAACTAGGCTTCCTAGCCTAT GCGTGGAACTTGTGGAATGAAGGCAGGGGACTAGAATTAGTTGATGAAGTATTGGGTGATTCATATTCCTCATCAGAAGTAATGAAATGCGCCTATATTGGGCTTCTTTGTGTACAGGACAGTGCCGTGGATAGGCCAACCATGGGGGATATAGTTTCGATGCTAAGTAGTGACACGGATGGTCCAAAACCTAAGGAGCCTGTATTCACTATTCAGAACTCATTCTCTCATCCTCAACCTCAATATGGAAATACTTACTCTACAAATGAAGCTACCATTACAGTGATTGAAGGAAGATGA